One stretch of Chiroxiphia lanceolata isolate bChiLan1 chromosome 1, bChiLan1.pri, whole genome shotgun sequence DNA includes these proteins:
- the LOC116789545 gene encoding pyrroline-5-carboxylate reductase 3-like — protein MEEPPLWVGFVGAGRMAGGLARGLLQAGKVPAGNILASAPSDKNLEAWRELGCRTTHCNLEVVQRSTLVFLATKPHVLPGVLEEIRPAVGTHHIVVSLVAGVTIQTLQRLLPPWTKVLRLMPNLPCVVQAGAMVFSRGSSAGDKESALLKNLLSSCGLCEEVPESYIDIHTGLSGSGVAYVYLFAEALAEGAVKMGMPGALAGRIAAQTLLGAAKMLLETGEHPAKLRGDVCTPGGTTIHALHQLEKGALRATVMNAVEAATIRAWDMAKE, from the exons ATGGAGGAGCCGCCGCTGTGGGTCGGGTTCGTGGGCGCGGGGAGGATGGCCGGGGGGCTCGCCCGGGGGCTCCTGCAGGCGG GGAAGGTCCCGGCCGGCAACATCCTGGCCAGCGCTCCCTCGGATAAAAACCTGGAAGCTTGGAGG GAGTTGGGGTGCAGGACCACGCACTGCAACCTGGAGGTGGTGCAGAGGAGCACCCTGGTCTTCCTGGCCACCAAACCCCATGTGCTGCCGGGGGTCCTGGAGGAGATCCGGCCTGCTGTGGGCACCCACCACATCGTGGTCTCCCTGGTGGCCGGAGTCACCATCCAGACACTGCAGAGG ctgctcccaccctggACAAAGGTTCTGCGGCTGATGCCCAACCTGCCGTGCGTGGTGCAGGCGGGCGCCATGGTCTTCTCCCGGGGCAGCAGCGCCGGCGACAAGGAATCTGCTCTCCTGAAGAACCTCCTGTCGTCCTGCGGGCTCTGTGAGGAGGTTCCCGAATCCTACATCGACATCCACACCGGCCTCAGCGGCAGCGGCGTGGCCTAC GTGTACCTGTTCGCCGAAGCCTTGGCCGAGGGCGCGGTGAAGATGGGAATGCCGGGAGCCTTGGCCGGCAGGATCGCGGCACAGACGCTGCTG GGCGCTGCCAAGATGCTGCTGGAGACCGGGGAACACCCGGCAAAGCTAAGGGGGGACGTCTGCACCCCCGGGGGCACCACCATCCACGCGCTGCaccagctggagaagggagcGCTCCGGGCCACCGTCATGAACGCCGTGGAGGCGGCCACCATCCGCGCCTGGGACATGGCCAAGGAGTAG
- the LOC116789506 gene encoding tigger transposable element-derived protein 5-like — translation MSLRRAYSIKDKLQAIERVKKGERQASVCRAFGVPGGTLRGWLKDEAKLRWFLEQLGGEVGTQRKKMRLANEEEIDRAVYAWFLALRQHGIPLSGPLIQAQAEAFARQIYGPECTFKASHGWFWRWQKRHGISSQRIYGEGGVAAEPERAPAARAEAIPDASGYGDEQIYNANVTRLFWKLLPGGVPAGSARPRRRGERVTVLLAANLTGAHKLKPLVVRGLRDPASLRHHNQEKFPACYRYSREAALAPALLRAWFFEDFVPGVKRYLRRSCLQQKAVLLLSSAPARCGSGREDSPPLQTPDGSIRALFLSKAPAGSGSAGAGGRIPAPLEQGVVSAFKQLYKRELLRLAVSCGGPGGPGDFVRSFLLKDMLYLAGLSWDLIPPGSIEKCWLLGLRAAFEPHPGEEERGEPPGAGQEGGGGDSKVFSDLTHLAALAFKRLAPEEVSDWLHLDDAAPGAEEDEEDGEEDADEEGAEEDEEEEEAAGGRGDGEGGDPLLPTAREAIQGLETALRWLEGQDPREVGPLKLLQLRSLISTAQRLRRGRSPPA, via the coding sequence ATGTCGCTTCGCCGCGCCTACTCCATCAAGGACAAGCTCCAGGCCATCGAGCGGGTGAAGAAGGGCGAGCGCCAGGCGTCGGTGTGCCGGGCCTTCGGGGTGCCGGGGGGCACCCTCCGGGGGTGGCTGAAGGACGAGGCGAAGCTGCGCTGGTTCCTGGAGCAGCTCGGGGGCGAGGTGGGCACCCAGCGCAAGAAGATGCGCTTGGCCAACGAGGAGGAGATCGACCGCGCCGTCTACGCCTGGTTCCTGGCGCTGCGCCAGCACGGCATCCCGCTCTCCGGGCCCCTCATCCAGGCGCAGGCGGAAGCCTTCGCCCGGCAGATCTACGGGCCGGAATGTACCTTCAAGGCGAGCCATGGCTGGTTCTGGCGCTGGCAGAAGCGCCACGGCATCTCCAGCCAGCGCATCTACGGCGAGGGCGGCGTGGCCGCTGAGCCCGAGCGCGCCCCGGCCGCCCGCGCTGAGGCGATACCTGACGCCAGCGGCTACGGCGACGAGCAGATCTACAACGCCAACGTCACCCGGCTCTTCTGGAAGCTTCTCCCCGGCGGCGTCCCGGCGGGATcggcgcggccgcggcggcgcGGCGAGCGCGTCACGGTGCTGCTGGCCGCCAACTTGACCGGTGCCCACAAGCTCAAGCCGTTGGTGGTCAGGGGGCTCCGGGATCCCGCCAGCCTCCGGCATCACAACCAGGAAAAGTTCCCGGCGTGTTACCGCTACAGCCGCGAGGCCGCGCTGGCGCCGGCGCTGCTCCGGGCGTGGTTCTTCGAGGACTTCGTGCCGGGGGTCAAGCGGTACCTGCGGCggagctgcctccagcagaaggccgtgctgctgctcagctcgGCGCCGGCCCGCTGCGGCTCGGGCCGGGAGGATTCTCCGCCTCTGCAGACGCCCGACGGGTCCATCCGCGCGCTCTTCCTCTCCAAGGCTCCCGCCGGGAGCGGCTCTGCCGGAGCGGGAGGCCGGATCCCGGCGCCACTGGAGCAGGGCGTGGTGTCGGCCTTCAAGCAGCTCTACAAGCGGGAGTTGCTGCGCTTGGCCGTGTCctgcggcggccccggcggccccggcgACTTCGTGAGGTCCTTCCTCCTCAAGGACATGCTGTACCTCGCCGGGCTCTCCTGGGATCTCATCCCGCCGGGATCCATCGAGAAGTGCTGGCTCCTGGGGCTGCGCGCGGCCTTCGAGCCGCATCCCGGCGAGGAGGAGCGCGGAGAACCCCCAGGAGcggggcaggaaggaggaggaggggacagcAAAGTCTTCAGCGACCTGACCCACCTGGCAGCGCTGGCCTTCAAGCGCTTGGCTCCCGAGGAAGTGTCCGACTGGCTGCACTTGGATGACGCCGCTCCGGGCGcggaggaggatgaggaggacgGAGAAGAGGATGCGGACGAGGAAGGCGCGGAGGaagacgaggaggaggaggaagcagccGGCGGCAGAGGCGACGGGGAAGGAGGAGACCCGTTGCTTCCCACGGCTCGGGAAGCCATCCAGGGCCTGGAGACAGCGCTGCGGtggctggaggggcaggaccCCCGGGAAGTGGGGCCgctgaagctgctgcagctccgCTCCCTCATCTCCACGGCCCAGCGGCTGCGCCGCGGCCGCAGCCCCCCCGCCTAG